In Paraflavitalea devenefica, the following are encoded in one genomic region:
- a CDS encoding RidA family protein, giving the protein MKKLFILLMLFTMAAGLQAQDAEQKLKEKGIVLTTPSAPVANYVNAVRVGNLLYLSGKGPTKADGTHITGKVGKELTLEQGYQAARLVGINHLAVLKAELGSLNKVKRIVKVLGMVNCENSFGDHPKVINGYSDLMVEIFGDKGKHARSAVGMGSLPMNIAVEVEVIVEIED; this is encoded by the coding sequence ATGAAAAAGCTCTTTATCCTCCTTATGCTCTTTACTATGGCAGCAGGTCTTCAGGCACAGGATGCCGAACAAAAATTAAAAGAAAAAGGTATCGTACTTACTACTCCTTCTGCACCCGTAGCTAATTATGTGAATGCAGTACGGGTGGGTAATCTCCTGTACCTGAGCGGCAAAGGCCCTACCAAGGCTGATGGTACCCATATCACCGGTAAGGTGGGCAAAGAGCTTACCCTGGAACAGGGTTACCAGGCAGCCCGCCTGGTGGGCATTAATCACCTGGCGGTACTGAAGGCCGAGCTGGGCAGCCTGAATAAGGTAAAACGCATTGTAAAGGTGCTGGGAATGGTGAACTGTGAAAACAGCTTTGGCGACCACCCCAAGGTGATTAACGGTTACTCCGACCTTATGGTAGAGATATTTGGCGATAAAGGCAAACATGCCCGCTCTGCCGTTGGCATGGGTTCCCTTCCCATGAATATTGCGGTGGAAGTAGAAGTCATTGTAGAGATCGAAGATTAA
- a CDS encoding MIP/aquaporin family protein, protein MNLFIGEFIGTMLLIILGSGVVANVLLNKTKGQNSGLLVIAFGWAVAVFVGVYASANLKGEGHLNPAVTIALAYLGKFDWANVGIYILAQLAGAFTGAVITWLAYRQHFQQTADGSLKLAVFCTGPAIRSTPNNIITEIIGTFVLMLGALLIIKGDYKLGALDALPVSLLVLGIGVSLGGPTGYAINPARDLGPRIAHFLLPIPQKRDSDWSYAWIPVVAPIIGALLAAMVFKYFLS, encoded by the coding sequence ATGAATTTATTTATCGGAGAATTTATTGGTACCATGCTCCTTATTATCCTTGGAAGCGGTGTAGTAGCCAATGTATTGCTGAATAAAACAAAGGGGCAGAACAGCGGCCTCCTTGTTATTGCTTTCGGCTGGGCCGTGGCGGTATTTGTAGGCGTGTATGCTTCTGCCAACCTGAAAGGAGAAGGTCACCTCAACCCTGCCGTAACCATCGCACTGGCTTATCTCGGTAAGTTCGACTGGGCCAATGTAGGCATTTATATACTGGCGCAACTGGCCGGGGCCTTTACAGGCGCCGTGATCACCTGGCTGGCTTATCGCCAGCATTTTCAGCAAACAGCCGACGGCAGCCTGAAGCTGGCCGTATTTTGTACAGGCCCTGCCATCCGTAGTACGCCCAATAATATTATTACTGAGATCATCGGCACTTTTGTATTGATGCTGGGCGCTTTACTGATTATTAAAGGTGATTATAAATTAGGCGCCCTTGATGCATTGCCGGTATCCTTGCTGGTATTGGGCATTGGCGTATCCCTGGGTGGGCCTACGGGTTATGCCATCAATCCGGCACGTGATCTTGGTCCGCGCATAGCACATTTTCTATTGCCCATTCCGCAAAAAAGGGACAGTGACTGGAGCTATGCCTGGATACCTGTGGTGGCGCCCATCATCGGGGCACTGCTGGCAGCGATGGTATTTAAATATTTTCTATCTTGA
- a CDS encoding glycerol-3-phosphate dehydrogenase/oxidase: MKRTDLIQQLEADPFSWDIIIIGGGATGLGAAVDAAARGYRTILFEQVDFAKGTSSRSTKLVHGGVRYLQQGNIKLVMDALKERGIMKQNAPHLVKNQSFIVPNYKWWEGPYYGLGLKVYDWMSGSLGLGTSEWLSTEEVLQLAPTLDAEGLRGGVLYHDGQFDDARLAINLAQTAVEQKAVVLNYMSVTGLLKAQNKVAGVQVKDELSGKVYEVRGKVVINATGVFSDAIQQMDDPEKPTSIAPSQGIHVVLDKEFLPGEAAIMIPHTDDGRVLFAVPWHQKIIVGTTDTPVSQILAEPLAQEEEIQFILEHAARYLTKDPSRDDVKSIFAGLRPLVKSTAKKTAEISRDHSILVSDSGLVSILGGKWTTYRKMAADVINIAAVQGSLPYQEPVTKELAIHGAMPTSDYSTTDYYYGTDKTNVDQLVAGNPELGALLHPDLPYKKATIVWAVQQEMCMTVEDALSRRTRALLLDAKAAIAAAPLVAQLMATEMKQGQDWIEQQLTAFYAIAKQYLPEKVSGE, translated from the coding sequence ATGAAGCGTACTGATCTGATACAACAACTTGAAGCCGATCCTTTTTCCTGGGATATTATCATCATCGGAGGTGGAGCTACCGGCCTGGGTGCAGCCGTAGATGCTGCCGCCAGAGGCTACCGTACTATTCTATTTGAACAGGTGGATTTTGCCAAAGGCACTTCATCCCGCTCTACGAAGCTGGTGCATGGGGGGGTACGCTACCTGCAGCAAGGCAATATTAAGCTGGTGATGGACGCCCTGAAAGAAAGGGGCATTATGAAACAGAATGCACCGCACCTGGTGAAAAACCAGTCGTTTATAGTACCCAATTATAAATGGTGGGAAGGCCCTTATTATGGCCTCGGCTTAAAGGTATATGATTGGATGAGCGGCAGTCTCGGACTGGGCACTTCCGAATGGCTGTCTACCGAAGAAGTGTTGCAACTGGCCCCTACCCTCGATGCAGAAGGCCTTCGCGGCGGTGTATTGTATCACGACGGGCAGTTTGATGATGCCCGGCTGGCCATTAACCTGGCCCAGACTGCTGTGGAACAAAAAGCGGTGGTACTGAATTATATGAGTGTAACCGGCTTGTTAAAAGCACAAAATAAAGTAGCTGGCGTACAGGTAAAAGATGAGCTCAGCGGCAAGGTTTATGAAGTGCGGGGTAAGGTGGTGATCAATGCCACTGGTGTTTTTTCAGATGCCATACAACAAATGGATGATCCGGAAAAACCCACCAGCATTGCTCCCAGCCAGGGCATTCACGTAGTGCTGGACAAAGAATTTTTACCAGGTGAAGCGGCTATTATGATCCCCCATACTGATGATGGCCGCGTACTGTTTGCCGTTCCCTGGCACCAGAAGATCATTGTAGGCACCACGGATACACCTGTGAGCCAGATATTAGCCGAACCGCTGGCACAGGAAGAGGAGATACAGTTTATCCTGGAGCATGCGGCCCGTTATCTTACCAAAGACCCTTCACGCGATGATGTGAAAAGCATTTTTGCCGGCCTGCGGCCGTTGGTAAAAAGCACAGCCAAGAAAACAGCCGAAATATCCCGTGACCATTCTATCCTGGTATCTGACAGTGGCCTTGTCAGTATCCTCGGCGGCAAGTGGACCACTTACCGTAAGATGGCGGCCGATGTGATCAATATTGCTGCTGTGCAGGGTTCCTTACCTTACCAGGAACCAGTGACCAAAGAACTGGCTATTCACGGCGCCATGCCTACTTCTGATTACTCCACAACAGATTATTATTACGGCACTGATAAAACGAATGTTGATCAACTGGTAGCCGGCAACCCTGAACTGGGCGCCCTGCTACACCCTGATCTGCCTTATAAGAAAGCCACGATCGTATGGGCTGTACAGCAGGAAATGTGTATGACTGTGGAAGACGCTTTAAGTCGCCGTACAAGGGCCCTGCTGCTGGATGCCAAAGCGGCCATTGCCGCCGCGCCACTGGTAGCACAACTGATGGCTACTGAAATGAAGCAGGGACAGGATTGGATAGAGCAACAGTTAACAGCATTTTATGCAATAGCAAAACAGTATTTGCCTGAGAAAGTGAGTGGTGAGTAG